A DNA window from Streptomyces sp. B21-083 contains the following coding sequences:
- a CDS encoding SCO1417 family MocR-like transcription factor, which yields MVQWTSAVGTAQLARLLTSQQDRPAGPGTRRPPAYRSLADGIRLLVLEGRVPVAARLPAERELALSLSVSRTTVAAAYEALRAEGFLESRRGAGSWTAVPAGNPLPARGLEPLPPEALGSVIDLGTAALPAPEPWLTRAVQGALEELPPYAHTHGDYPAGLPALRAMIAERYTARGIPTMPEQIMVTTGAMGAIDAICHLFSGRGERIAVESPSYANILQLMREAGARLVPVAMAEGLAGWDLDRWRQVLREAAPRIAYVVADFHNPTGALADEDQRRQLVDAARSAGTVLVADETMTELWLDPDVEMPRPVCGFDPAGSTVITVGSASKAFWAGMRIGWVRAAPDVIRSLVAARAYADLGTPVLEQLAINWLLSTGGWEQAVEMRREQARDNRDALVAAVRRELPDWEFTVPRGGLTLWVRTGGLSGSRLAEAGERVGVRVPSGPRFGVDGAFEGYVRLPFTVGGAVADEAAARLAAAARIVVSGGSAGAESPRTFVA from the coding sequence ATGGTGCAGTGGACTTCCGCGGTGGGTACCGCGCAGCTCGCCCGGCTGCTCACCTCCCAGCAGGACCGCCCCGCGGGCCCCGGCACCCGTCGCCCGCCCGCCTACCGTTCACTCGCTGACGGCATCCGTCTGCTGGTGCTGGAGGGCCGGGTGCCGGTCGCAGCCCGTCTCCCCGCCGAACGCGAACTGGCTCTCTCCCTCTCCGTCAGCCGCACCACGGTCGCCGCCGCCTACGAGGCACTGCGCGCCGAGGGCTTCCTGGAGTCCCGGCGAGGCGCGGGCAGCTGGACCGCCGTACCTGCCGGTAACCCACTTCCCGCGCGCGGGCTCGAACCCCTGCCCCCCGAGGCCCTCGGCTCGGTGATCGACCTCGGTACGGCGGCCCTGCCCGCGCCCGAGCCCTGGCTCACCCGGGCCGTGCAGGGCGCCCTGGAGGAACTGCCCCCGTACGCGCACACGCACGGCGACTACCCGGCCGGACTGCCCGCGCTGCGCGCGATGATCGCCGAGCGGTACACCGCGCGCGGGATCCCCACCATGCCCGAACAGATCATGGTGACGACCGGCGCGATGGGTGCCATCGACGCGATCTGCCATCTGTTCTCCGGCCGGGGTGAGCGCATCGCCGTCGAGTCGCCCTCGTACGCCAACATCCTGCAGCTGATGCGGGAGGCGGGTGCCCGGCTGGTGCCGGTCGCGATGGCCGAGGGGCTGGCCGGCTGGGACCTGGACCGCTGGCGTCAGGTGCTGCGCGAGGCCGCGCCCCGGATCGCGTACGTCGTCGCCGACTTCCACAATCCCACCGGCGCGCTCGCCGACGAGGACCAGCGACGACAACTCGTCGACGCGGCCCGGTCGGCGGGGACGGTGCTCGTCGCCGACGAGACGATGACCGAGCTGTGGCTGGACCCGGACGTCGAGATGCCACGGCCGGTCTGCGGGTTCGATCCCGCCGGGTCCACGGTCATCACGGTCGGTTCCGCCAGCAAGGCATTCTGGGCGGGGATGCGCATCGGCTGGGTGCGGGCGGCTCCGGACGTGATCCGCAGCCTCGTGGCCGCGCGGGCCTACGCGGACCTGGGCACGCCCGTACTCGAACAGCTGGCCATCAACTGGTTGCTGAGCACGGGTGGCTGGGAGCAGGCGGTCGAGATGCGGCGCGAACAGGCCCGGGACAACCGGGACGCGCTGGTCGCGGCGGTACGACGGGAGCTGCCGGACTGGGAGTTCACGGTGCCCAGGGGCGGGCTCACGCTGTGGGTCCGTACGGGTGGCCTGTCGGGGTCCCGGCTCGCCGAGGCGGGGGAGCGGGTGGGGGTGCGAGTTCCTTCGGGGCCCCGGTTCGGGGTCGACGGTGCCTTCGAGGGGTATGTGCGGTTGCCGTTCACCGTGGGAGGAGCGGTGGCCGACGAGGCGGCCGCCCGGCTGGCCGCCGCGGCGCGGATCGTGGTGAGTGGCGGGTCGGCGG
- the yczE gene encoding membrane protein YczE, translating to MSAPDRLGRRLVQLYTGLALYGASSALLVESGLGLEPWGVLHQGLAELTGLTIGVVSIFVGAAVLLLWIPLRQRPGLGTVSNVFVVGLAMDGTLALVPDAHALAARIPLLLAGIVLNGVATGLYIAASFGPGPRDGLMTGLHRITGRSIRLVRTAIEVAVVATGFALGGTVGIGTVLYAVAIGPLAQLFLRVFAVPAASAGSPVVAAGQPEEAILRP from the coding sequence TTGTCAGCGCCGGATCGTCTCGGCAGACGGTTGGTCCAGCTCTACACCGGTCTCGCGCTGTACGGCGCCAGCTCGGCCCTGCTCGTCGAGTCGGGCCTCGGCCTGGAGCCCTGGGGCGTGCTGCACCAGGGGCTGGCCGAACTGACCGGACTGACCATCGGCGTCGTGTCGATCTTCGTGGGCGCCGCCGTGCTGCTCCTGTGGATCCCGCTGCGTCAGCGTCCGGGCCTCGGCACGGTCTCGAACGTATTCGTCGTCGGCCTCGCCATGGACGGCACGCTCGCCCTGGTCCCCGACGCGCACGCCCTCGCCGCCCGCATCCCCCTCCTGCTGGCGGGCATCGTCCTGAACGGTGTGGCCACCGGCCTGTACATCGCGGCGAGCTTCGGCCCGGGCCCGCGCGACGGCCTGATGACCGGCCTGCACCGGATCACCGGCCGCTCGATCCGGCTCGTCCGTACGGCGATCGAGGTGGCGGTCGTCGCGACGGGTTTCGCCCTGGGCGGCACGGTGGGGATCGGCACGGTGCTGTACGCGGTGGCGATCGGACCGCTGGCCCAGCTGTTCCTGCGCGTGTTCGCCGTTCCGGCGGCATCGGCCGGCAGCCCGGTCGTTGCCGCCGGTCAACCGGAGGAGGCGATACTGCGACCGTGA
- a CDS encoding glycerophosphodiester phosphodiesterase, with protein sequence MTTRIRHPYLDHPGPIPFAHRGGAADGLENTLFQFRRAVEAGYRYLETDVHRTADGKLVAFHDSTLDRVTDGGGRIADLPWSDVRHARVAGSEPVPLFEDLLEAFPDARWNIDVKAEPALRPLLDLIERTGSWDRVCVGSFSESRVVRAQRLAGPRLATSYGTRGVLNLRLRSWGLPVGVRRSAVAAQVPESQSGVPVVDRSFVRAAHARGLHVHVWTVNDADRMHRLLDLGVDGIMTDHIDTLRKVLEDRGTWF encoded by the coding sequence GTGACCACGCGGATACGTCATCCATACCTGGACCATCCCGGCCCGATCCCCTTCGCCCACCGGGGCGGGGCGGCGGACGGGCTGGAGAACACCCTGTTCCAGTTCCGGCGGGCGGTGGAGGCGGGCTACCGCTATCTGGAGACCGACGTGCACCGCACGGCGGACGGAAAGCTCGTCGCCTTCCACGACTCGACGCTGGACCGGGTGACGGACGGCGGCGGCCGGATCGCTGACCTCCCGTGGTCCGACGTACGCCACGCGCGCGTGGCGGGCAGCGAGCCGGTGCCCCTCTTCGAAGACCTGCTCGAAGCCTTCCCCGACGCGCGCTGGAACATCGACGTCAAGGCCGAGCCCGCGCTGCGCCCACTCCTGGACCTCATCGAGCGCACCGGCTCCTGGGACCGCGTCTGCGTCGGCTCCTTCTCCGAGTCGCGTGTGGTGCGCGCCCAGCGGCTCGCCGGTCCGCGCCTGGCAACGTCGTACGGCACCCGGGGTGTCCTCAACCTGCGGCTGCGCTCATGGGGTCTGCCGGTGGGGGTGCGCCGGTCGGCGGTCGCCGCGCAGGTGCCGGAGTCCCAGTCGGGCGTTCCGGTGGTCGACCGCAGCTTCGTGCGCGCCGCCCACGCGCGCGGGCTGCACGTCCACGTGTGGACGGTCAACGATGCCGATCGCATGCACCGGCTCCTGGACCTGGGAGTCGATGGCATCATGACCGATCACATCGACACGTTGCGCAAGGTTCTGGAGGACCGGGGCACCTGGTTCTGA
- a CDS encoding MFS transporter: MGIETVRDEASDEAADRRERRGWYFYDWACSVYSTSVLTVFLGPYLTSVAEKAADADGFVHPLGIPVRAGSVFAYSVSLSIIVAVLVMPVVGAAADRTGRKKPLLGAAAYVGATATTGMFFLDGDRYLLGGLLLIIANAALSVSMMLYNSFLPQIAPVEERDSVSSRGWAFGYAAGSLVLVVNLVLYTAHDSFGLSEGMAVRVCLASAGLWWGAFTLVPLRRLRDRQAAPAEAADKEATSPGLRQLAATVRDMRRHPLTLAFLLAYLVYNDGIQTVISQASVYGSEELGLGQSTLIGAVLLVQVLAVAGALGMGRLARVYGAKRTILGSLVAWTVTLAAGYFLPAGAPAWFFVLAAGIGLVLGGSQALSRSLFSHLVPPGKEAEYFSAYEMSDRGMSWLGPLLFGITYQLTGSYRDAIISLVAFFVIGFVLLARVPVGRAIRDAGNPVPERI; the protein is encoded by the coding sequence GTGGGCATCGAAACCGTGCGGGACGAGGCGTCCGACGAGGCCGCTGACCGACGCGAGCGGCGCGGCTGGTACTTCTACGACTGGGCCTGCTCCGTCTACTCGACGAGCGTCCTCACCGTGTTCCTGGGCCCCTATCTGACGTCGGTCGCGGAGAAGGCGGCCGACGCGGACGGGTTCGTGCACCCGCTGGGCATACCGGTCCGCGCCGGTTCGGTCTTCGCCTACTCGGTGTCCCTGTCGATCATCGTGGCCGTGCTCGTCATGCCCGTGGTGGGCGCGGCCGCCGACCGCACCGGACGCAAGAAGCCGCTCCTGGGCGCCGCCGCCTACGTGGGTGCCACGGCGACGACGGGCATGTTCTTCCTCGACGGCGACCGCTATCTGCTCGGCGGGCTGCTGCTGATCATCGCCAACGCGGCTCTGTCCGTCTCGATGATGCTCTACAACTCCTTCCTCCCCCAGATCGCCCCGGTCGAGGAACGCGACTCGGTCTCCTCGCGCGGCTGGGCGTTCGGTTACGCGGCGGGCTCGCTGGTCCTCGTCGTCAACCTGGTGCTGTACACGGCCCACGACTCCTTCGGCCTCTCGGAGGGCATGGCCGTCCGCGTCTGCCTGGCCTCGGCGGGCCTGTGGTGGGGCGCCTTCACCCTCGTACCGCTGCGCAGACTCCGCGACCGCCAAGCCGCCCCGGCGGAAGCCGCCGACAAGGAGGCCACCTCCCCAGGACTGCGGCAGCTCGCCGCGACGGTCCGCGACATGCGCCGCCACCCGCTCACCCTCGCCTTCCTGCTCGCCTACCTCGTCTACAACGACGGCATCCAGACCGTGATCTCCCAGGCCTCGGTCTACGGCTCCGAGGAGCTCGGGCTGGGCCAGTCCACCCTCATCGGGGCGGTGCTGCTGGTCCAGGTGCTCGCGGTGGCGGGAGCGTTGGGGATGGGCCGGCTGGCCCGTGTGTACGGGGCCAAGCGGACGATTCTCGGATCGCTGGTGGCGTGGACGGTGACGCTGGCGGCGGGGTACTTCCTGCCGGCCGGCGCACCGGCGTGGTTCTTCGTGCTGGCCGCCGGGATCGGCCTGGTCCTCGGCGGCAGTCAGGCGCTGTCCCGGTCACTGTTCTCGCATCTGGTGCCGCCCGGCAAAGAGGCCGAATACTTCTCGGCGTACGAGATGAGCGACCGCGGGATGAGCTGGCTGGGCCCGCTTCTGTTCGGGATCACCTACCAGCTGACCGGCAGTTACCGGGACGCGATCATCTCGCTCGTGGCCTTCTTCGTCATCGGGTTCGTGCTGCTGGCCCGGGTTCCGGTGGGACGCGCGATCCGCGACGCGGGCAATCCCGTTCCCGAAAGGATTTAG
- a CDS encoding RNA polymerase-binding protein RbpA codes for MSERALRGTRLVVTSYETDRGIDLAPRQAVEYACEKGHRFEMPFSVEAEIPPEWECKVCGAQALLVDGDGPEEKKAKPARTHWDMLMERRTREELEEVLEERLAVLRSGAMNIAVHPRDSRKSA; via the coding sequence ATGAGTGAGCGAGCTCTTCGCGGCACACGCCTCGTAGTGACCAGCTATGAGACGGACCGCGGCATCGACCTGGCTCCGCGCCAGGCCGTGGAGTACGCATGCGAGAAGGGGCATCGGTTTGAGATGCCCTTCTCGGTGGAGGCCGAAATTCCGCCGGAGTGGGAGTGCAAGGTCTGCGGGGCCCAGGCACTTCTCGTGGACGGTGACGGCCCTGAGGAGAAGAAGGCCAAGCCCGCGCGTACGCATTGGGACATGCTGATGGAGCGACGCACCCGCGAGGAACTCGAAGAGGTCCTTGAGGAGCGACTGGCTGTACTGCGCTCCGGAGCGATGAACATCGCGGTACATCCGCGGGACAGCCGCAAGTCCGCGTAG
- the fxsA gene encoding FxsA family membrane protein codes for MTTGAPTPTYPAQPRRSRLRTFLPLGIAAWLVLEIWLLTVVAGAASGFTVFLLLVAGFVLGSVVIKRAGRRAFRNLTETLQQQQGGPPSASTARPGGSEGNGLLMLGGLLLMLPGLISDAVGVLLLIPPLQKAISRYAERTFERKLRQATPGTLGDAFQQARMHRPDGKVVQGEVIHGEVVREDGAGGTAGDRRPPLTG; via the coding sequence CACCGACCCCCACATACCCTGCCCAGCCCCGGCGTTCCCGGCTGCGCACATTTCTGCCGTTGGGCATCGCCGCGTGGCTGGTGCTGGAGATCTGGCTGCTGACCGTGGTGGCCGGCGCGGCGAGCGGCTTCACGGTCTTCCTGCTCCTGGTCGCCGGTTTCGTGCTGGGCTCCGTGGTCATCAAGCGGGCGGGCCGCCGGGCCTTCCGCAACCTCACCGAGACGCTGCAACAGCAGCAGGGCGGCCCGCCGTCGGCGAGCACGGCCCGCCCCGGCGGCAGCGAGGGCAACGGCCTGCTGATGCTCGGCGGTCTGCTCCTGATGCTGCCGGGCCTGATCTCGGACGCGGTGGGTGTGCTGTTGCTGATCCCCCCGCTTCAGAAGGCGATCAGCCGCTACGCGGAACGCACCTTCGAGCGCAAACTGAGGCAGGCGACCCCCGGCACCCTGGGCGACGCCTTCCAGCAGGCGAGGATGCACCGCCCGGACGGCAAGGTGGTCCAGGGTGAGGTCATCCACGGCGAGGTCGTCCGGGAGGACGGGGCGGGCGGCACCGCGGGAGACCGGCGCCCACCGCTGACCGGCTGA